The DNA window CCCGCTATTATTTTAATGGCGGGCCTTCAAGGCTCTGGTAAAACAACTACCTCTGCCAAACTTGCCAAATTACTTATTGAAAAAAAGAAAAAAGTATTACTTGCGAGTGCTGATGTGTATCGTCCTGCGGCTATTGATCAACTTAAAACACTCGCCAAAAGTTTAAATATTGAATGTTTTGATTCAAACCCCAATCAAAAACCATTAAAGATTGCATCAGAAACCATCGATTATGCAAAAAAACATTTTTTTGATGTAGTGATTTTTGATACAGCAGGTCGCTTAGGCATTGATGTTGAAATGATGGACGAAATTAAATCACTCCATAAAAAATTAAATCCAATTGAAACTTTATTTGTTGTTGATGCCATGCAAGGGCAGGACGCAGTGAATACTGCAAAAGCTTTTGGAGACGCACTACCTTTAACCGGTGTCATTTTAACTAAGCTAGATAGTGATACGCGTGGTGGGGCTGCTCTATCTGTTCGACAAGTGACTGGTAAGCCTATTAAATATATTGGGACAAGTGAAAAAATTAATGGCCTTGAACCTTTTCACCCTGAAAGAATGGCATCGAGAATTCTTGGTATGGGAGACATTGTAAGTCTTGTTGAAGATGCACAGAAAACATTGGATGTTAAAGAAGCAGAGAAGCTAGCAGAAAAAGTTAAGTCAGGAAAAAATTTCGATTTAGATGATTTCAAAAATCAAATAGGACAGATGAAAAAAATGGGTGGCGTGAGTGCGTTGATGGATAAAATGCCAGCCCAATTTTCGGGTGCCGCATCGAAAATTAATCCTGAAGATGGTGATAAATCACTTCGTCAAATAGAAGCCATTATTAGCTCAATGACACCTCTTGAAAGAAGAAAGCCTGAATTGATTAAAGCTACAAGAAAGAAAAGAATTGCTATGGGTTCTGGCGTTCAGGTTCAAGATGTAAATCGCGTCCTTAATCAGTTCGAAGAGATGCAAAAGATGATGAAAATGTTCTCAAAAGGCGGTTTGGGTAAGCTGATGCGCGGTATGGCTGGCAAAATACCTGGCCTCAGACCCTAATCTTCCATGAACCATTGTTGACCATTTAGGCTCAATAAAGGATAATCACGTGTTTTGTTTCTTCTGGGTCGGTAGCTCAGTCGGTAGAGCAGCGGACTTTTAATCCGTTGGTCGTGGGTTCGAATCCCGCCCGACCCACCATTTATATCAAGGACTTTTAAGTATTAACCATAAAAAGTCCATCTCAAATTACCTCATAACTTCCTATAGACTAAAGAATAAAATCAGTGGAGATAGTATTTTTGTAGACACTTCATTTCTAATAGTTTTAATTTTATTAAAGTTAAATTTAATTTGAAATTAAAAAAATATTTTGCATATTTTATTATTTCATTTTGCGCTATTTTTAAATGCTTCTTGTTTAGCTTTTTTAAAGTGGCGCGCCCGAAGAGATTCGAACTCCTGACCCCTTGGTTCGAAGCCAAGTACTCTATCCAGCTGAGCTACGAGCGCGTTTATACGAGAGATTACAAAAGTGGCGCGCCCGAAGAGATTCGAACTCCTGACCCCTTGGTTCGTAGCCAAGTACTCTATCCAGCTGAGCTACGGGCGCGTTGTGACATTATAACTTAATGATATTGAATAATGGCGGAGAGCGAGGGATTCGAACCCTCGATACAGGTTTAAGCCCGTATGCTTCCTTAGCAGGGAAGTG is part of the Candidatus Methylopumilus rimovensis genome and encodes:
- the ffh gene encoding signal recognition particle protein; amino-acid sequence: MLENLTDRLQSVIKTIRGQARFSEQNISDAMREVRIALIEADVALAVVKDFIDRVKTKALGVEVLQSLSPGQAIIKIVQDELTVLMGDQNVALELNVSPPAIILMAGLQGSGKTTTSAKLAKLLIEKKKKVLLASADVYRPAAIDQLKTLAKSLNIECFDSNPNQKPLKIASETIDYAKKHFFDVVIFDTAGRLGIDVEMMDEIKSLHKKLNPIETLFVVDAMQGQDAVNTAKAFGDALPLTGVILTKLDSDTRGGAALSVRQVTGKPIKYIGTSEKINGLEPFHPERMASRILGMGDIVSLVEDAQKTLDVKEAEKLAEKVKSGKNFDLDDFKNQIGQMKKMGGVSALMDKMPAQFSGAASKINPEDGDKSLRQIEAIISSMTPLERRKPELIKATRKKRIAMGSGVQVQDVNRVLNQFEEMQKMMKMFSKGGLGKLMRGMAGKIPGLRP